The window TCTCCCAAAAGATAGTCATTGCCAATGAGGTTTTTTATGTTATTTATTTAAGTTACACAGAGGGCCTCAAAGAACCACGGAGGGCCACAGAGAAAAAACTACTCAAAATTCAGTCCGAAAAATGGGCTTTTCCTCTGCGGTTCTCTTCTTTTCTCCCTCTGTGAAACTCCGTGTTATTTTTTTACTGCACAGAGCAGGAAAAGAACCTACTTTGGATTCTCCCATTTCGTTTCAAAATAGGATTCGTAGATTTTCTTCTGTAATTCCGTTGGTTTTTCAATCTTGCGAATGGCAAAATGGGTGTCCGGTTGCAATCCCAACTTTAGAGAAATGTCCCGAATGAGTCCCCGTCGATTCAGAAGAACGCGAACCCGCTCGCCCGGGTGTTTTCGTTGGAGATATTCCTTTACATTAGAGACGGTTACGCGAAAATTATCGATGGCCAGAATTTCGTCATTGACGTAAATCCCCGCCCGGAACGCCGGACTTCCTGCCAACACGGTCCGTACCACCGCATTTCCATTCTTAGAGGCAAATGCCATTCCGGAATAGCCCTTCAGAGAGTCCTCGTGAGACAGGCCCTTTTTGTAAAGCTCAATTCCCGCCAATCGAAAATAGCGGTTGTAATCGATTGAATCCGTTCCACTCACATAACGAGAGAAAAAATCTCCAAGAGGCAGGCCCGCCAGCGCTTCACACTCCTGCTCAAACTCGCGTTCCGTGTACCAGCGATTCAATTTTTTGTAATATTTTTGATAAAGATGCCGCATCAAATCATCCAGAGATTGGGTGCCCTTTGTCTGGTGGCGAATGATCAAATCAAGCAGGGTTGCAATCATGGCCCCCTTGTTGTAATAGGAGATCGTTGTATTTACCGAATTTTCGTCGCGCCGATAGTATTTAATCCAGGCATCAAAACTGGCCTCGTCCACCGGTTCAATCCGATTTCCGGGCGTGGCGGCCAGGTATTTCGCGCCGCTTGCCAAACCTTTCATGTAGGCTTTCGCCGAGCGAAATTTGGCACGAAGCATTGTTTGTCCCCCGTAATACGTGGTAAAACCCTCTGCAACCCAGAGCAGCCAGGTGTAATTTTCACGATCATAATCAAACGGCCCCAGCGCTTTGGGACGCAGCCGTTTCACATTCCAGTTGTGAAAATATTCGTGGGCCACCAGCCCCAAAAATCCATTAAGTCGTTTGCCCTGGAGCGCCCATCGATCCACCTGCAAAACACAGGAATTGCGGTGCTCCAGCCCCCCGCCGCCAGAGGGTTGAAATTGCACCAAAAAAACATACCGCGGATAATCGATGTCCCGCATAATGCCGACTTCTGTTTCCACGATTCTTTTTATTTTTTTTGTGATGGAATCCGCCTGAAATTTCCCCTGACCGTAGATTGAAATTTCGTGGGGAATGCCGTTCACGGAAAAGGACAGAATTGTTTGGTTGCCGATCTCGATGGGACAGTCCACCAGTTCATCGTAATTCTGTGCCAATCGAACAAAGGGATTCGACGGACTCGCCGGCAGTCCTGTTGAGATTTTCGTCCATTTTTCCGGCGGATGCAGAGTAATCGTGAGGGGATGTCCCTTCAATTCAAATCCTTCACAAACATGCACACACTGGATGGATTGATGAAGGCGTGGGAATCGTCCAGGAAGCTGTGCCGAACGGAGATGGTGTACGCGTAGACTTTGTAGTGAAGACGAATGGTTTTTGAATGATTGGATTGGACGCGCCAGATATTTTTTCGGATTTTTCTTACAAACAGCGATTTTCCATCCTGATTGAGTGCTTTTACGGAGATGACATTTTTTTCAAACTCGCGAATGAAATAAGAGCCGGGAATCCACACAGGCATGTGGAAATCAATCCATTTTTTTGAGTAATTTTCAAGGGTCAGGGTCACATTGAAATAGTGGGAATTGGGATTGGGCATGTCAATGGTGTAAGCAATTTTGACGGTTCTGGCCTGAGCTTGGGGCACAACACTCAGTAAG of the Calditrichota bacterium genome contains:
- a CDS encoding M61 family metallopeptidase; translation: MKGHPLTITLHPPEKWTKISTGLPASPSNPFVRLAQNYDELVDCPIEIGNQTILSFSVNGIPHEISIYGQGKFQADSITKKIKRIVETEVGIMRDIDYPRYVFLVQFQPSGGGGLEHRNSCVLQVDRWALQGKRLNGFLGLVAHEYFHNWNVKRLRPKALGPFDYDRENYTWLLWVAEGFTTYYGGQTMLRAKFRSAKAYMKGLASGAKYLAATPGNRIEPVDEASFDAWIKYYRRDENSVNTTISYYNKGAMIATLLDLIIRHQTKGTQSLDDLMRHLYQKYYKKLNRWYTEREFEQECEALAGLPLGDFFSRYVSGTDSIDYNRYFRLAGIELYKKGLSHEDSLKGYSGMAFASKNGNAVVRTVLAGSPAFRAGIYVNDEILAIDNFRVTVSNVKEYLQRKHPGERVRVLLNRRGLIRDISLKLGLQPDTHFAIRKIEKPTELQKKIYESYFETKWENPK